A section of the Lepidochelys kempii isolate rLepKem1 chromosome 4, rLepKem1.hap2, whole genome shotgun sequence genome encodes:
- the LOC140910561 gene encoding uncharacterized protein has product MHDRAHDRDTLQCRVKMKELQNAYHKAWEANCCSGAAPMSCWFYKELDVILGGDPTTTVKVTVDTLVACVPVESGLSQEEEILDKDVEEEGGPEAEHDSEVGAARSPELFSTLEEASQSQLSDVGEAQTGEEAPDRTLGAQPPPLLSPAERLRRMRKHPQRTKEDFLREVRIYSAAEKQELKEWRDSKKRDRKKNAAHQNKAREKLLNIMERQADMIQVLVALQTEQLCTRPPLQPLSQNSFPCVPQTLPTHSYQPPGSSLYPLHAKPAPSSPADSQYPQHPFLCSLALLKYSTRCTVLQRRRLDMIPGHTQIFNHPRTPPPPGILPSPISLSADVFFCLSPLVVVF; this is encoded by the exons atgcatgataGGGCCCacgaccgggacacactgcagtgcagggtcaaaatgaaggagctgcagaacgcctaccacaaggcgtgggaggcaaactgctgctctggtgctgcgcccatgagctgctggttctacaaagagctggatgtgatactcggtggtgaccccaccacCACTGTGAAGgtcactgtggatactttggtggcttGCGTGCCCGTTGaaagtggactgagccaggaggaggaaatcttggacaaagatgtggaggaggagggaggcccAGAGGCAGAGCATGACTCGGAGGTCGGAGCTGCACGCAGCCCGGAGCTTttctctaccctggaggaggctagccagtcacagctgtcggatgttggcgaagcgcaaacaggagaggaggcccctg ataggACCTTGGGAGCCCAACCTCCGCCTTTGTTATCGCCGGCTGAACGGCTGCGCAGAATGAGAAAGCATCCACAAAGAACTAAAGAGGATTTTCTGCGTGAGGTCAGGATATACTCTGCagccgaaaaacaagaattgaaggagtggcgagacagcaagaagagggaccgaaagaaGAACGCGGCGCACCAGAACAAAGCCAGGGAGAAGCTTTTAAacattatggagcgccaagcagataTGATCCAGGTGCTAGtagcactgcaaaccgagcagctctgcacccgccctcccctgcagccactgtcacaaaactctttcccatgcgtcCCCCAGACACttccaacacactcttatcaacctcctggctccagtctgtacccgctgcaTGCCAAGCCTGCCCCGTCTAGccctgcggactcccagtaccctCAACACCCattcctctgcagtttagccctgctgaagtacagtacccgctgcactgtactccaaaggagaaggttggatatgatacctggacatacacaaatctttaaccatcccaggaccccacctcctcctgggatcctcccttcccccatctccctcagtgctgatgtgtttttttgtctctctcctctggttgttgttttttaa